In the Telopea speciosissima isolate NSW1024214 ecotype Mountain lineage chromosome 6, Tspe_v1, whole genome shotgun sequence genome, accttcattgtgtggtttgtgacatgtaaataCTACTtttggatccttggggtttggcggatgtAGTTCGACATCCGGGTCACCCGCCcgatcctcccagggggtggtttggggtgtgacactgtTAGACACCTTTAACCGAACCAACCCCGCCTCCCCCACCGGCCCAACATAAGGCAAGACTCAAggttgatttggtatgatttcaatttcaattttgaattgatttcatgaaatagtcaacaaatagattttttgttaagaaattaaaattattttgattGCATCAACCTGacatatttcaagaataagaaatccatttgataaTTCAATTATTGAGAATATAAACAATGAAGTGGGTGAATAGATACATCcttcacccatctccttccTCTTGTTCAATTTTCAGATTCCATTTTCTTTAATGTTAAAAGAAAAAGCGAGAGttttattgggaaaaaaaaaggtgagaaAGGGGGACGGGTTTGTTGAGATTTTCACTCCCAGTTccattcaaataaaaagaaaacccaacttGCAACCTTGTCTCACTTCCTTCTCCCGCAGACCTCCATCACCTTCTATTCCACTTTGTTAGCAGAACCCAGAAGTTAGACCCACCTTCCGTTTGTTTTCCCACAAGCAAAACACCCCCTCACAAGAGTTctgccaagagagagagagacggaaccaaaaaaaaaggaagaagagaaaagaaagaatgagtaatcgaaacagaaaaaaaaagcagaagAAAGCATACCTTAGTTCCTTCGGAGTCACAGTTCCCGTAGAAGAACAGAGAGACTGAGGCATCGAatcagagagaaaaaaaaaaaaaaaaaaaaggaagaagaaaacataCCTAAGTTCGTTTGAAGTCGCAATTCCCTTCTTCCGTCGAAGTCGCCATCGCATCATCATCCATTGTTGAAGTCTTGAAGACGACTTCCGCCCAAGTCCCCCCAgtgtttcccttttttctttatattattTGTTATAACAATTAATGATTTACAATCTTATCCCTAGAATCAGGACATTATACAacacgtgctcattaaagagaaTCAGtgcaatttcaaaattgaaagggCTTCAAatctatttcagaatttctcaTTCatctgatttctatttcactgaaataaggtgtaaaaatcaaaccaaccaATTTCGAAATCAATAACCccataaaattgaaatagaaatcaaaccaaaccagattTTGACCTGTTTGGGACTATAATTTTAGTTTGAATTTTTGGGACTGAGTCAGGTTTTTAGGCCTTTCTAATGTGTTTCTGTCTAGATCTCCGTCTTCTTTTCAATCTTCAATTGTCTTACCGTCTCATTTTGAAACATAGATTGGTTCGATCTTGGGTAGTGTGGTACCTCTGGAGTAATGCAATTAATCCAAAgatcttcattcttggagttcAATGTTCTCATTCTGATTTTGTGCATAGCCATAAAGAATCGACCAAACTATGTTTCAAAATGAGACGGGAAGACAATTGAAGATTTGAAAAGAAGACGGAGATCTAGACAGAAACACATTGGAAAGGCCCAAGAACCTGACTCAGTCCCAAAAATTCGAACTAAAATTTTAGTCCCAAACAGGTCAAAATCTGGCTGGAAACAAATATTTATCATTGCTTACTAAATCTGTGCTATGTGTCATCGACTAATTTTGTCTTTTCAAGTTTCTGAATCCCCAATATGTCAACAGGTAACCATCAACAACAAAAGGAAAGTTATGCAAGACTGATCCACTACAAATGCATAAACTGATTTCAAAGAGCAATTGAGAGTTAAAAGGTCTCTTACAAATGCAAATAGTTCATATAATAATCAATTTAAAAGTTCTCTTACATCCATGTCAGCCTCAATGATTCAATGATAGAAGTTCATGAATTGCCTATGATTGCATAATATAtcaagggcaagagatcactgtctGGTcccgtggcccctgcaccagcgaagggccaatgagagcactcACAGGGGCATCAACAAGGATGAATTTTTGATTTCGTGGGGGGTGGATGGCAATTTCACACGCTCCTGTGTCTGAGCGCAGGAATCACACGACCAGGCAGTGTTCTTTTCCTCCATATCTAAAACATTTCTTAAAGGTTAAATATGTCCAAGAGCATAACCAAGGCATCATAGCTCAAAAGTTTACATGTACATCTGATAAAATCATAAGCTACAAAATGATATACAAGATCCAGCAGTGAGGAGAGCAAACACGAAACCAATAAAGAAGTGGGCATTGGGTTGTGAAAAGCCAAAACATCTACCAGCTAAGGCACTCaagaatcttattttaattGAGTTCTAATCCATCTCAAGCGCCGCTGTGGTTGCATTGTCAAAAATGCCTCTCTTAGGAGGGGATCCTTAAACACATCTATTGCTCCAAAAACATCCTCATCAGTTACACCTTTGATTGACTCTAGTTCTTTGATGCACTTGCTGATGGCATATGGATCACCAGTTGATGCTGAAGCATGTGTCTTACACCTCAAAGCATCAGCAAACTCAAAAAAGGCTTCTGCTAAATCACTGGAGTTGGATTCCCTTCTCCTCTGATGGTCTGGACCGGATGGTTTCATCAACTGACGTTTATTGCATCTTTGAATGATTTCTGGGTCTCTAGCCAAATAAGCAGAGTCCTTGTCTTGCACTGACACCATTGCAAGAGCAGGTTCATCAGTATCAAATTGTTCTTGTGCAGATTGTCGTGTGTCATCAGGAGTACTGACTTCTAAAGATGGTGGTTGAGATGACTTGCCTAATCTAAGCTTAGCACCAACATCTCCAGATATGATGCTGAATTGATCATATACAGGAAAGCGTAGCATCCTGAATTTCTCAGCATCTGGGTTTGCCTGATATAACCCTCCATCAGATAGTCTTCGAAAGACAAATACTTGAAACGATACTGACTTGGACAAATTATTAGCTTTCCAACCacatataataattaaaaggaagaaggaaaaagaaaagaaaggctCATGTTTATCTAAGTTACCTTCAGGTAGTCATCCCACACAGCATCCTCAGCTGTGACCATATGCCGGGTTTCATCCCATTTAAACCCAGGAAGCCCTAATAGCTGCTTGACAACTTTATATTGTGTTTTCAAAGCTCCCTTGCGATTTCGAATTTGTTGGTGTGTGTAATTACAACCTGTCTTTCGGTTGAACCCTGTTCGTATTAGAGACCAAGTTTTTTTGCTAAAACCGTTTTTTGTTGTCTTGCCATGAAGAATTTGTTGTACCAAGGCATTCGCAAGTTCAATATCATAGGTTGTTGTCCATCTGGCATGTGGTTCTTTGATAGATTGGCTTGGCCTACCTATCTAAAAAGCAAACAAAGAAAACTCCATCACACTCATTACAGAGGTTCTTGAATGCTCTTACTATAGCGTAGCTAATTCaacccaatttaattttttCACATGGAGATATAAAGCTTCAAGAATTGGCTGAAATTCAACTTTGGCAACTTTACGACTACGTTGGTTCAACCATTTAAGATACAAGGGTcgtaaaaaaaaagtttaaaaaaaaaaaaaaaccaacatgGTCCTCATAAAAATGGATAGGGAACCTAAAACTCGACAAGTTTCTAGTACAGCCACAATATGTATTATATTGTAAGTGAATCTTCCATCACCTATTCTTATATGCTCTTCCGCTTCAACTGTTTTAGCAATGTCTCCCAATAAGAATGTGAAAACCTTAAGATACAGTGGATCTTAACAGGCTCAACACTATCATCAATCTTTCACTACCATTTTATCcaaatttttataaataaaacaaaggacaaAATAGAATCAAGCTTTTGCCCAAATTGTTTGAGATAGCCATTACAGAGACCTAGAAATGTTTTTAATTGGATGATCtacaagtacaattcgttcatGATCAAGAGAATTTCCCAAAttgagaaggggggggggggagatcttTGTGGAAGAATAACGAATATATATTGCAGATTTTTGTCATTTCTTCATAATGCAAATACAAAAGCTGGCAATTGAACACAAAAGCTTTTCAATCTCCATACCCAAAAATTGTTCTCTACTAAGTTCGCATTAACACATGTAATTTTTCAATAATGTTAAGGAAACCCTAAGAGGATTCTCCAATTAACTCACCATAGTAAGATAAGAATACGGAGAAAAAAACACCTAAAGAAACCTAGACTAAGCAGAAATGTTTCGATTTCCATTCCATTTAAAGAGGGTGTAAAATCAGAAGAGAAACATCTACCTCATCTTGAGAGGAGAAACCGGAAGAATCGGAAGAGCTTAATCCACGACTATCTCTTTCGCTCTCAGACGGAGCTCCATGACGTCTCTGAGCTTCCATGGTgaataaaaaccctaatttcagctGAAACCCTAAATTGCATAGCACGAGACTCAAATGGAAAGGTAATGGAAGAGTCGGACAGTCGGGCAATGAGTAACTATAAAAAGAGCTGGCTTTTGGAACAGCGGGAATCGTTGAAGAGATTCGTGACGGGAACTATGGGCTCCAGTTGCAACTTGTAAAGGGAAATAGATTCTCAAGGGACAGAAAACGCCACGCCGCCCCTACGCCCTCAAGGGTGTACAAGATGACCGCTGCACCCCTGGTCATTTCTGGGGTTTCAcggggtgtggtggtcatttcgaGCGTCTGTGTTAGGGCGCAAGGTGGTGTGCACTGTGTGACCAGGTGCTGTTCTCTACTTTTCTTTCCCAATTTTCAtcttaaaaaaatatacaagGGAGCGGGTTGGGCATGCCAACAGCTTTCGATAAACTAGCGGCATGCACCAATCACAGCGCTAAACATAAGAGGGCAAGGGGTCTTATCCAAagggaaaggagaaaagggagACACATGTTGGGCACCCTAGCGGCGTGCCTAGCCACTTCCCaaaattaagaatttttttaaccaaaaaaaaaaactaagagtTTTCTTCCTTGTCACTATGTCTAATGAAATATAATGTTTCACTATTTCACAAACAATGCAATGATTAGTCGATATGATAGAGGTTTAAAAAAACATTTCATTGGTACAAATTCAGCTTAAATTCAATAAAGAAAGTAGctaaaattccaaaagatgCCATTATGtattttaaattctttaattgaatggtattttggtaattttaataaaactttgaatgagagtttgaacaactttccttgcttaTTTGGACTAAAATTTTATCATTGAGATGTATGTAAGATCCTTATATCACATGGATCAACCCATGTATAACCAAGTggtaaatagtgaagcattatattTCTCTAGACATAGATACGCCTAGAAGgacccataaaataaataaatttataatCATTAGCTAATATGAATATATGATTACATAAATtacttcaatttttctattgcTACATTTCAgatgtaattttcattttttttaagtaaataaatggatgcaaaatcaattgaattataataattaaatataaaatgattTGGATTTAGTGATAGAATTATATATAGaataatgattataaaagttttctttaaagtttagaattttcacttctttttctatttcgcccttgcaaccaaacaaaccaagaaaaacagtttaaaagaaaagaattttttGTAATCATGTGTGTTAATCTACCAAAATttcttattatatatttttagggaagcagttttctgtacggggagtgtggcctacgccactactcccatgtgtctatctctctcctccttaaaataaggggacaaaggtgtcttttcacatgggaggagagagatagactcatgggagtgctggcgtaggccacactcccggacagagaactttttcccatatttttatgttgaaaaaaattaatttatctTTTTAAGTCAATTAGATTTGATTGCATATTTGAAATGCTTTGGAGTTGGTTAGatataggggaaagttttccttcacggAATGGTGAAGGGTTAGCCACCATCCTAGGATCATTAATGTCTGACCCCTCATAGGCCGAAGTCGATAATGCACAATACCCTCTCAACACCATCCGCAACCATCGATTAAGGGATCCTCTTCTGGCCATGGGTgtaggaaaactcgatccttaattatataattatatgaaGCGAAAGGGATCTTTAGACTAGCATTTTATATTGGCATCAATACATTAAAGAGGAGAACATCCCTTTCATTGGGTAACATAGGGTACAATAGGGAGCCCACAAGTATTAATGATTAGAGATGAGAAGAATGTGTGAGAGGACGTATATATACCGTGTCACATCTTCCTTTATATGAAATAATAGTTACAAAATTTACCCTTTTATGGTTTGATAGCACAAAAGTTTCCATTTTAATATTGATTGGATTTcactttctgttttttttttttttttcatttatttcccttgcaaccaataGAGTCGACTGAAGCCCCGCCCGACTAAAGCTCGGCCTGTTTACTAACATGTCGGGCTTGAGTCTGACATGTTTACTAACCACGTGATCCCGATGTAGGGTCCTAGCCCGTCAAGCACCCAACCGGATCAACTGATTCTAGGCTCGAcatagcccgaccctttaacttgtaaACTTTGCTATGAGCTTGGGCTCTGTTTGATTTATTGGCCCAATCTGTTTATGACATTAACTTTTTGTTGGGCTGGCCTAATGTAGTGGGTATATTTTTATGATATTAACTTTCTGTTGGGCTGGACCTGATGTACTGAGtatatttttatgatattttcttagtttaaatttatatgggtaaagtacacgtacccccttataatgcacccaatattcctcgtacccccctaagatTCTGaaaagtccacgtaccacccctgcaaATTCAATGTACCACCCCTATTTTACCCCCCTAATTTCAGATAAGTCCAAACCGTTAAGTTTAGCCgttaagtgctaaaaacttgaccattttaccctttcttctatgtttataaatttgaaaatacctaattgccctgacttatttgttcataatatgaaaagacttttttgccctaacctaatttgataagACCCTTTTAGTCCTgctatttgttcttaagaacctaaTCCAACCTAATTATCAAAAGGCCCTTGCTAGGgtataattaccaaaataccatcatcttccccaaaatccatcttccatttctgagACTTCTCTCAAAATCCAACTCAAACTTCTCTCAAAATCCATCTATCTTTGACTTTGGAATCCCAAAAAGGAATCCAAAAGAAGTGAAAGAAACAATCTGAAAATGCTAAGTAGTGGAATCATCTGAATCGCCATCTGGTTGTTCAAAGTTCCTGTACAGGTATCAGGTTTTTTGTTTGATTAGAAAAAATTTCTCCAAGAATTCCAGTCCTCCATTGAAAGGCGAAACTATCACTCATAGAAGGGCaaacaaaaggtaaaaagaagcAATAATTGGTCACAGCCACGGATACTAACATATCCAACTCGTAAATACATCAATCTATGTACAGCGGCATAGTATAATAATCGCCAAATCATCGAGATTACAAAGTGAGAtggagaaaacccaaaaaaaaaaaaaaaaaaagaagagttaaTTGGGGCCCCAACAACTCCAGTACATGACCGTCCGAATGGGTTTAGTATCGCCGTTCTTGTCGGCCTTGAAGGCAGTGGAATCCAGGGCAATCGAGAATTGCCTCGCCTGTTCGGAAGAGGAAGTGGAAGAGGAACAAGTGGAATCCTTTAAGGGATTTGAGTCCAGAGTCACAATTGGAGGCTTGGTCTTTAATGCCTTGCATCGCTCGCATCCCTGCTTGTTACAACCCTCAGCTCGTGTTCCTCAAGCTTATATCCCACTCAACTCAACTCTATCCTATCTAACctaaccaaaccaataaaatagaacctgaagaagaagaagaagaaagaaaaccagtCTGTGTTGGATTTtgagagaagtttcagaaatggaagatggcttttggagaagatgagattTGGGGAAgctgagggtattttggtaattataccctagcaagggcattttggtaattaaatTAGATTATattcttaagaacaaatagtgggggtaaaagggtcttatcaaattaggttagggcaaaaaAGTCTTTTCgtattatgaacaaataggttagagcaattaggtcttttcaaatttatatacatagaagaaagggtaaaatggtcaaattttTAGCACTTAACGGCTAAACTTAACGGTTTGGACTTATCTGGAACTAgaggggtaaagtaggggtggtacgtggaatttgcAGGGGTGGTACATGAACTTTTCAtaaccttaggggggtacgaggaatattgggtgcattataggggggtacgtgtactttacccaatttATATTACGGGACATGGGCCAGCATGAATTGCACTATTTCAGCCTATTTCTAATGAATCGGCTATGTTCAAACGGTTGGAATATTCAATTTTATTGGGAAAAGACAGAAAAGAGGTGGCAAGATGGTATACctctttgtaaaattaaaatattcaattttaatgtACTACACCGTTTAAAGCCTGTTTATATTTAAATAGGGGTTTTGACCGTTTAAGGCCCGATTATAACCTGAAGCTCGATCAGGCCCGGCCCGGATACTTAAACAGACGATCACAATGTAGGTTTTAAGCACCGCGAGGCCCGGGTAAGCCCGACCGGTTAACACCCCTAAGGTGGGTAATGGTTGTAGTATAGCAATCTATTCCAATCCTTGAATTCCTTATATTGATAATTACAATTTGCCATGTGCTTTAGTTCCTcatcctttatttttcttcctttagGGTAAGTGAATTAATGTGTAATGGCACATGAAATGTTAGTtgtcttaattttctttttcctcaatCCATTtctaagcaaattttgaggatacATATCTCACATCTCACAGTTTTCTGACTGCCATATCCTTTTATCTTGTGAGTTTAGTAAATACATTTGGGTTGGAAGACCATTTGGTGTGGGAAGTGAATCTTTCACTAATCTTTCTTTAATGTACTTGTTTAATGATTTGATTGCTTCTCTTTCAAAGACTCCGATTAAAGATGCTCTTTCCATTATTGCAATTCCTAATCCTTCCAGAACCCTTCAGTTATCTCATACTATATTTTTGGGGAGAGGGTTCACATTActttttttaaatcattgttctctttctttgaaataattaatataataataaatatgacGAGGTGCAATGTACACTTTAGGCTCAAAGGgccttttcccatatttttcattaattcCAATGTTTTCCCTCATTATGATAACCAATCTATCATTCCTCTCCATGGAGAATTGCAAGAAGAAAAATCAGAACTTGTCGAGAAATAGGAAAGTAAGCGAGTCTGATTGTTTTAGTCATTCTCAATtgttttgggttgggttgggttgggttgggttgggtggggtggggtgggttgGGATGGTGTCTTGTATTCCATTGTTTGCATTCTTAAGTGGGTTAATTCTGAAGGGTTGTTAAGAGGTAGAGGGCTCGAGAACTAGAGGAATCGGCCCACCTTGGGCATTGATCTTCGTTACTAGGGGATCCATGTGGGGGTATGGGGGTGGCAACCCCCGAGTAATACTTTTAgggctatatgggtattttgataAATTACCTGTACATGGTTTTGTTATATATTTGTAGCGagggtttttttattataagcAATCTGGGAAGTGTGAGGATGAAcaactgtaaccctattctccattgataatgaagcagatctcatctcaccatgaACATAGACAATTTTattgaaccacgtaaatctttgtgtgcATTGTATGTGATTATGATTTTTTCTGCATTGTTATGGGTTCACGTTTTCCTACATCAACTCTCAAGGCTCCATTACATGTGGTTCATTGTGTCTCCAAGCCTCAAGAACCCTTtttttaacatggtatcaggtTGACTGGGTTGGGTGAGAAATGTGATGTGAGAATGTTGTTGCCAAACCCATCTATATTCTATGTCCGTGCTGAGCTCAGAGTTACCCACTCCTACATCCTACGCATAAGCTTCTTCCATCAACAAGGcttaagctgtgtttggtatgcattctcataaTAGATCTTGAGTCGAGAAAGCAttctaaaacaagaaaatagaaaagaattggGCATCATAATGCATTCTAGACatagaatctattccaagaatgcataccaaacccAGTCTTGGTCTCGCCTTCTAATCCATGGCAACTAATGCATGAAGAGCTCATGTTTGCTCCTGACCCAAAACAGTTTCCGTAAACCATCTTAATTAAGGTACTCTGGGAGGCTGGGGCCTTGGGGTGGG is a window encoding:
- the LOC122663836 gene encoding L10-interacting MYB domain-containing protein-like, giving the protein MEAQRRHGAPSESERDSRGLSSSDSSGFSSQDEIGRPSQSIKEPHARWTTTYDIELANALVQQILHGKTTKNGFSKKTWSLIRTGFNRKTGCNYTHQQIRNRKGALKTQYKVVKQLLGLPGFKWDETRHMVTAEDAVWDDYLKANPDAEKFRMLRFPVYDQFSIISGDVGAKLRLGKSSQPPSLEVSTPDDTRQSAQEQFDTDEPALAMVSVQDKDSAYLARDPEIIQRCNKRQLMKPSGPDHQRRRESNSSDLAEAFFEFADALRCKTHASASTGDPYAISKCIKELESIKGVTDEDVFGAIDVFKDPLLREAFLTMQPQRRLRWIRTQLK